TAACGGCATTAACCTGCCCATGCTGTATATAATTTAGAGCAATGGTGACATAGAGGAGGAGCTGTCTGATGGACACAgattcacgcacgcacacagatttgtagaatgccccttccctctccgtctctctctctgtttctctctctctctctctgactctctgtctctctgtctctgtctctgtctctctctctgtctctctcgctcgcctGCTGATAGGAGACTGATGTAGATATAATGGATGAAGAGATCCATGTTTTATCTTCTAACTCATCTTTCTGCAGGAGATCCAACCAGAAGGGGTTTTGAGGCCGACACCCCCAAGACCTCGCAGGACCCCGCCCCccttctctgcctcctccccctctccacctctacctgtctcctgATGTGAGTTCTGGGCCTGTATCCACAAAAAAAGCGTCTcggaggagtgctgatctaggatcagtttagcgtTTTATTTCATGATGAATAAGATtgtatggacagatcctagatcagctatcCTATCCTGAAGCACATGGTAGACATGGGCCCTGGCCTTAGTTCAATTATATCATGGTTCTATCCCAACCAAACTAATTTAGGTCCTTTGATTGTCTTTGTCCTTGCAGGTATAGAACCCATTGCTGAACGTAAGTATTACACTCCTTGAATGTGCTGTGAAGTTGTAGTAAAGAACATAGAGTTTAACTAACTACTGTAGTtcccccctacctacctctctatctctctctctctctctctctttcctctctctctctctctctctctctctctctgtctctctctctctctctctgtctctctctctctctctctctctctgtctctctctctgtctctctctcgctctctctgtctctctctctctctgtgtctctctctgtgtctctctctctgtctctctctctctctctctctctccccttctctctttctccagggTTTGATGGAGAGTTCTAACCAGTTTAATGTCAGCAGGAACAGTAGTAATAAGTGGAGGACTTCTCGCCACAGTCATCCTGCTCTGTATTGTAGCAGTGCTGTGCTACTGCAGGCTCCaggtaacctgtgtgtgtgtgtgtgtgtgtgtgtgtgtgtgtgtgtgtgtgtgtgtgtgtgtgtgtgtgtgtgtgtgtgtgtgtgtgtgtgtgtgtgtgtgtgtgtgtgtgcccgtgtgtgtgtgtgtgtgcccgtgtgtgtttTACCTGCACAGTCTTTCATGAACAATAACTGATTCCAACAAAACTCCCCCCCTTCACTAATTCCAGTACTACTGCTGTAAGAAAAATGAGTCGGAGGTGGACTTGGCTTCCGTGGTTGGAGGAGGTGACAGaacgggaggaggagatggagaagggGATGCTCAAGGGGTGGTTCAGGCTCACTTTGCCTGCAAATCGTGCAGCGCCCCTGGGATGGACAGCCTGGCTGTCACCCCTCTCTGCCTGGAGCCCCTGGAGGTTAGAGTACAGCACTACCACAAACCCGAGACCTAAACCTAGAGCTACAGTAGGCAGTTGAATTTGAAGGACTCATTCTAtttcaatcattctatttctatggtgattgtgtgtgtttcaggtgggCCCTCCCCCCAGCTACTGCCCCACCTGCTCCCCCTTCTGGCTACGCCCGGGACTTAGTGACGAGCTGCACAATGGAACCGAGCGGCTGGGATTCCATACGTATCACTATGA
The Salmo salar chromosome ssa16, Ssal_v3.1, whole genome shotgun sequence DNA segment above includes these coding regions:
- the LOC106574585 gene encoding protein FAM163A, whose amino-acid sequence is MSAGTVVISGGLLATVILLCIVAVLCYCRLQYYCCKKNESEVDLASVVGGGDRTGGGDGEGDAQGVVQAHFACKSCSAPGMDSLAVTPLCLEPLEVGPPPSYCPTCSPFWLRPGLSDELHNGTERLGFHTYHYDNPGECQSLPLSDTPQAPFFLTQPCQSPLSYYSPVDTYPNTPCSNRRPYSTPV